The following coding sequences lie in one Oncorhynchus kisutch isolate 150728-3 linkage group LG17, Okis_V2, whole genome shotgun sequence genomic window:
- the trim33 gene encoding E3 ubiquitin-protein ligase TRIM33 isoform X12, producing the protein MADNKGEEDMESASKLNSEPRGEDSEDPELKDVNSVIVIEPDSKEGDDLLSQENISQMPTPANVGGGGDASSNSAGAGGAGSTSSSPVGNTNGGTTESSGAGDIAGTSPTFTTEMSPPPTVPPANPVTPINLMDTCAVCKQSLQTRDCEPKLLPCLHSFCLKCIPQPERQVTVQVPGPNGQPDTHIVNVMRCIVCCQDCKQSDIIDNYFVKDTTEASNTSDEKSALMCTSCEDNADTIGFCAECGEWLCKTCIEAHQRVKITKDHKIRKKEDVSEESVSASGQRPVFCPVHKQEPLKLFCETCDTLTCRDCQLLEHKEHRYQFLEEAFQNQKGFIETHMAKLQEKKTYVHYSHAHVTSRLKEVTETHRKVEHEIKIAVFTLINEINKKGKCLLQQLESVTKERSMKLFSQQTDIANLARQILHVLNFTHSAINSGSSTALLYSKRLIIYQLRKVLKAGLEPVPQANGSVRFFCDPTFWAKNVVNLGNLVIEKMPQAQHPPNIMVGPISPGHGHPGHGKHPGQINLAQLRLQHMQQQAFAQQKQQQQQHQQPHQQQQQHQQRIQEQMRIASQMSQQHPRQGGPPMVQQQPPRLISMQAQQRGPMNGGPLMYPPHHMRLAPGQGRMPSPSAQPRMPNGQQYPPMMQPQLQRQHSNPGHAGPFPVASLHNVSAANPTSPTSASMASAHAHRGPASPIVGAIELIPSVTNPENLPCLPDIPPIQLEDAGSSSLDALLSRWISASTYPQLGLWPPVDMNPSPGLSTHSPGSSGLSNSHTPVRPSSTSSTGSRGSCGSAGRPVPASAPMEQQVKVKQEPGIEKGCGFSGTTTSNVKTERVKDGGRSACMMSSPEISRTPPLPVLGSVASASSVQDALKKLGEHVKTEPQDQEACSGANGPSKAPSTSPSTKASDAPLTNSKGAGPATLRTPRTAMGTNQSGAGGKDDDPNEDWCAVCNNGGELLCCDRCPKVFHITCHIPTLKCSPSGEWMCTFCRSLASPEMEYEPDDEPRGEKDTNEQGLSPEDQRRCERLLLNVFCHELSEGFQEPVPPSIPNYYKIIKKPMDLTLVKQKLQLKHVQHYQSPIEFVSDVRLVFSNCAKYNEADSEVAQAGKAVSLYFEERLLELYPDESFPEVPEEPEAPVGEGEEADLTEDSEDEFVQPKRKRLKTDEKMLHIK; encoded by the exons ATGGCGGACAACAAAGGCGAAGAGGATATGGAGAGCGCTTCCAAATTAAATTCAGAACCACGAGGAGAGGATAGCGAGGACCCCGAATTGAAAGATGTGAATTCGGTGATTGTCATAGAGCCCGATTCGAAAGAAGGAGATGATTTACTATCCCAAGAGAATATTTCTCAGATGCCTACACCCGCTAACGTTGGTGGAGGAGGGGACGCAAGCAGCAACAGCGCGGGCGCAGGGGGGGCAGGCAGCACAAGCAGTAGCCCAGTTGGGAACACCAATGGGGGTACAACTGAGTCCTCGGGTGCTGGGGACATTGCTGGAACCTCACCAACATTCACAACCGAAATGTCCCCACCGCCGACGGTTCCACCAGCCAACCCCGTCACCCCAATAAACCTTATGGATACGTGCGCTGTGTGTAAACAAAGTCTCCAGACCCGTGACTGTGAACCCAAACTATTACCGTGTCTTCACTCATTTTGCTTGAAATGTATCCCCCAGCCAGAGCGACAAGTTACCGTACAGGTGCCCGGGCCGAACGGACAGCCAGACACCCACATAG TGAATGTGATGCGGTGCATAGTTTGTTGTCAAGACTGCAAacagagcgacatcattgacaaCTACTTTGTCAAGGACACTACCGAGGCCTCCAACACTTCAGATGAAAAATCTGCACTG ATGTGCACCAGTTGTGAGGACAACGCAGATACCATAGGCTTCTGTGCAGAATGTGGAGAGTGGTTGTGCAAGACCTGCATCGAGGCTCACCAGAGGGTCAAAATCACCAAGGACCACAAGATCCGCAAGAAAGAGGACGTCTCTGAGG agTCTGTAAGTGCGTCGGGTCAGAGACCTGTGTTCTGTCCCGTCCACAAACAGGAGCCCCTGAAACTCTTTTGTGAAACCTGTGACACACTCACCTGTCGGGACTGCCAACTTCTGGAGCACAAGGAGCACAG GTACCAATTTCTGGAGGAGGCCTTCCAGAACCAGAAAGGCTTCATTGAGACACACATGGCCAAATTGCAGGAGAAAAAGACCTATGTCCACTACTCTCACGCTCACGTGACAAGCAG GCTAAAGGAAGTTACTGAGACCCATAGGAAGGTGGAGCATGAGATCAAGATAGCTGTGTTTACTCTTATCAATGAAATCAACAAGAAGGGCAAGTGTTTACTGCAGCAACTTGAG AGTGTGACTAAGGAGAGGAGCATGAAGCTGTTTTCCCAGCAGACAGACATCGCCAACCTGGCCAGGCAGATCCTCCACGTGCTCAACTTTACCCACTCTGCCATTAACAGCGGCAGCAGCACCGCCCTGCTTTACAGCAAGAGGCTG ATCATCTACCAGCTGCGCAAGGTTCTGAAGGCTGGACTGGAACCAGTGCCTCAAGCTAATGGTTCTGTTCGCTTTTTCTGTGACCCCACATTCTGGGCTAAGAATGTGGTCAACCTAG GGAACCTGGTGATTGAGAAGATGCCCCAAGCTCAGCACCCTCCCAACATTATGGTGGGGCCCATCTCCCCGGGCCATGGCCACCCAGGCCACGGAAAACACCCAGGGCAGATCAACCTTGCTCAGCTCCGGCTGCAGCACATGCAGCAGCAAGCCTTCGcccagcagaaacaacagcagcagcagcaccaacAACCACACCAGCAACAACAGCAGCACCAACAGAGGATTCAGGAGCAGATGCGTATTGCTTCCCAAATGTCCCAGCAGCACCCTAGGCAGGGTGGACCTCCGATGGTACAGCAACAG CCCCCGCGCCTCATCAGCATGCAGGCCCAGCAGAGGGGCCCCATGAACGGCGGTCCCCTCATGTACCCCCCCCACCACATGCGCCTGGCCCCGGGACAGGGCCGCATGCCCAGCCCCAGCGCCCAGCCACGCATGCCCAATGGCCAGCAGTACCCCCCCATGATGCAGCCCCAGCTGCAGAGACAG CATTCTAACCCAGGTCATGCTGGACCCTTCCCAGTGGCCTCTCTCCACAACGTGAGCGCTGCCAACCCCACCAGTCCCACCAGTGCCAGCATGGCTAGTGCCCATGCCCACCGTGGCCCCGCCAGCCCCATAGTGGGCGCCATTGAGCTCATACCCTCTGTCACCAACCCAGAGAACCTGCCCTGCCTACCAGACATCCCTCCCATTCAG CTGGAAGACGCAGGCTCCAGCAGTCTGGACGCCCTCCTGAGTCGCTGGATCTCAGCCAGCACATACCCTCAGCTGGGCTTGTGGCCCCCTGTGGACATGAACCCCTCCCCGGGACTCTCCACACACTCACCTGGCTCCTCAG GCTTATCAAACTCCCACACGCCCGTGCGGCCATCCAGTACTTCCAGCACAGGAAGCAGGGGCAG CTGTGGCTCTGCGGGGAGGCCAGTGCCAGCGAGCGCCCCAATGGAACAGCAGGTCAAAGTCAAGCAGGAGCCCGGAATTGAGAAGGGCTGTGGCTTCTCTGGAACCACCACCTCCAACGTCAAAACGGAACGAGTGAAGGATGGGGGGAGGAGCGCGTGCATG ATGAGTAGTCCAGAGATCAGCCGGACTCCCCCTCTCCCCGTGCTGGGCTCTGTGGCTTCCGCCTCCTCTGTCCAGGACGCCCTCAAGAAGTTGGGGGAGCACGTCAaaactgagccccaggaccaggaaGCCTGCAGCGGGGCCAACGGGCCTAGCAAAGCCCCTAGCACCAGCCCATCCACTAAGGCCTCAGATGCCCCGCTGACCAACAGCAAGGGAGCCGGGCCTGCTACCCTGCGAACTCCACGCACTGCAATGGGGACCAACCAGAGCGGGGCGGGAGGGAAGGATGATGACCCCAACGAGGACTGGTGCGCCGTGTGCAACAATGGGGGAGAGCTGCTTTGCTGTGACCGCTGCCCCAAAGTCTTCCACATCACCTGTCACATCCCCACCTTGAAGTGCTCCCCGAG TGGAGAGTGGATGTGCACGTTCTGCCGGAGCCTGGCCAGCCCGGAGATGGAGTACGAGCCTGACGACGAGCCTCGTGGCGAGAAAGACACCAATGAGCAGGGCCTGAGTCCTGAGGACCAGAGG aggtgTGAGCGTCTCCTGCTGAACGTTTTCTGCCATGAGCTCAGCGAGGGGTTCCAGGagcctgtccctccctct ATCCCTAATTACTACAAAATCATCAAGAAGCCCATGGACTTGACGCTGGTGAAACAGAAGCTACAGTTGAAGCACGTCCAGCACTACCAGAGCCCCATAGAGTTTGTCTCGGACGTGCGCCTGGTCTTCAGCAACTGTGCCAAATACAACGAG GCGGACTCGGAGGTG
- the trim33 gene encoding E3 ubiquitin-protein ligase TRIM33 isoform X13, with the protein MNVMRCIVCCQDCKQSDIIDNYFVKDTTEASNTSDEKSALMCTSCEDNADTIGFCAECGEWLCKTCIEAHQRVKITKDHKIRKKEDVSEESVSASGQRPVFCPVHKQEPLKLFCETCDTLTCRDCQLLEHKEHRYQFLEEAFQNQKGFIETHMAKLQEKKTYVHYSHAHVTSRLKEVTETHRKVEHEIKIAVFTLINEINKKGKCLLQQLESVTKERSMKLFSQQTDIANLARQILHVLNFTHSAINSGSSTALLYSKRLIIYQLRKVLKAGLEPVPQANGSVRFFCDPTFWAKNVVNLVGNLVIEKMPQAQHPPNIMVGPISPGHGHPGHGKHPGQINLAQLRLQHMQQQAFAQQKQQQQQHQQPHQQQQQHQQRIQEQMRIASQMSQQHPRQGGPPMVQQQPPRLISMQAQQRGPMNGGPLMYPPHHMRLAPGQGRMPSPSAQPRMPNGQQYPPMMQPQLQRQLTIDSEMSHHRFRLLHLTGHSNPGHAGPFPVASLHNVSAANPTSPTSASMASAHAHRGPASPIVGAIELIPSVTNPENLPCLPDIPPIQLEDAGSSSLDALLSRWISASTYPQLGLWPPVDMNPSPGLSTHSPGSSGLSNSHTPVRPSSTSSTGSRGSCGSAGRPVPASAPMEQQVKVKQEPGIEKGCGFSGTTTSNVKTERVKDGGRSACMMSSPEISRTPPLPVLGSVASASSVQDALKKLGEHVKTEPQDQEACSGANGPSKAPSTSPSTKASDAPLTNSKGAGPATLRTPRTAMGTNQSGAGGKDDDPNEDWCAVCNNGGELLCCDRCPKVFHITCHIPTLKCSPSGEWMCTFCRSLASPEMEYEPDDEPRGEKDTNEQGLSPEDQRRCERLLLNVFCHELSEGFQEPVPPSIPNYYKIIKKPMDLTLVKQKLQLKHVQHYQSPIEFVSDVRLVFSNCAKYNEEYARTHSKAMAAVQNSTGRSSQMSRIIQVYDEEKQSNVQADSEVAQAGKAVSLYFEERLLELYPDESFPEVPEEPEAPVGEGEEADLTEDSEDEFVQPKRKRLKTDEKMLHIK; encoded by the exons a TGAATGTGATGCGGTGCATAGTTTGTTGTCAAGACTGCAAacagagcgacatcattgacaaCTACTTTGTCAAGGACACTACCGAGGCCTCCAACACTTCAGATGAAAAATCTGCACTG ATGTGCACCAGTTGTGAGGACAACGCAGATACCATAGGCTTCTGTGCAGAATGTGGAGAGTGGTTGTGCAAGACCTGCATCGAGGCTCACCAGAGGGTCAAAATCACCAAGGACCACAAGATCCGCAAGAAAGAGGACGTCTCTGAGG agTCTGTAAGTGCGTCGGGTCAGAGACCTGTGTTCTGTCCCGTCCACAAACAGGAGCCCCTGAAACTCTTTTGTGAAACCTGTGACACACTCACCTGTCGGGACTGCCAACTTCTGGAGCACAAGGAGCACAG GTACCAATTTCTGGAGGAGGCCTTCCAGAACCAGAAAGGCTTCATTGAGACACACATGGCCAAATTGCAGGAGAAAAAGACCTATGTCCACTACTCTCACGCTCACGTGACAAGCAG GCTAAAGGAAGTTACTGAGACCCATAGGAAGGTGGAGCATGAGATCAAGATAGCTGTGTTTACTCTTATCAATGAAATCAACAAGAAGGGCAAGTGTTTACTGCAGCAACTTGAG AGTGTGACTAAGGAGAGGAGCATGAAGCTGTTTTCCCAGCAGACAGACATCGCCAACCTGGCCAGGCAGATCCTCCACGTGCTCAACTTTACCCACTCTGCCATTAACAGCGGCAGCAGCACCGCCCTGCTTTACAGCAAGAGGCTG ATCATCTACCAGCTGCGCAAGGTTCTGAAGGCTGGACTGGAACCAGTGCCTCAAGCTAATGGTTCTGTTCGCTTTTTCTGTGACCCCACATTCTGGGCTAAGAATGTGGTCAACCTAG TAGGGAACCTGGTGATTGAGAAGATGCCCCAAGCTCAGCACCCTCCCAACATTATGGTGGGGCCCATCTCCCCGGGCCATGGCCACCCAGGCCACGGAAAACACCCAGGGCAGATCAACCTTGCTCAGCTCCGGCTGCAGCACATGCAGCAGCAAGCCTTCGcccagcagaaacaacagcagcagcagcaccaacAACCACACCAGCAACAACAGCAGCACCAACAGAGGATTCAGGAGCAGATGCGTATTGCTTCCCAAATGTCCCAGCAGCACCCTAGGCAGGGTGGACCTCCGATGGTACAGCAACAG CCCCCGCGCCTCATCAGCATGCAGGCCCAGCAGAGGGGCCCCATGAACGGCGGTCCCCTCATGTACCCCCCCCACCACATGCGCCTGGCCCCGGGACAGGGCCGCATGCCCAGCCCCAGCGCCCAGCCACGCATGCCCAATGGCCAGCAGTACCCCCCCATGATGCAGCCCCAGCTGCAGAGACAG CTGACTATAGATTCTGAGATGAGCCACCACAGGTTTCGTTTGTTACATCTAACAGGG CATTCTAACCCAGGTCATGCTGGACCCTTCCCAGTGGCCTCTCTCCACAACGTGAGCGCTGCCAACCCCACCAGTCCCACCAGTGCCAGCATGGCTAGTGCCCATGCCCACCGTGGCCCCGCCAGCCCCATAGTGGGCGCCATTGAGCTCATACCCTCTGTCACCAACCCAGAGAACCTGCCCTGCCTACCAGACATCCCTCCCATTCAG CTGGAAGACGCAGGCTCCAGCAGTCTGGACGCCCTCCTGAGTCGCTGGATCTCAGCCAGCACATACCCTCAGCTGGGCTTGTGGCCCCCTGTGGACATGAACCCCTCCCCGGGACTCTCCACACACTCACCTGGCTCCTCAG GCTTATCAAACTCCCACACGCCCGTGCGGCCATCCAGTACTTCCAGCACAGGAAGCAGGGGCAG CTGTGGCTCTGCGGGGAGGCCAGTGCCAGCGAGCGCCCCAATGGAACAGCAGGTCAAAGTCAAGCAGGAGCCCGGAATTGAGAAGGGCTGTGGCTTCTCTGGAACCACCACCTCCAACGTCAAAACGGAACGAGTGAAGGATGGGGGGAGGAGCGCGTGCATG ATGAGTAGTCCAGAGATCAGCCGGACTCCCCCTCTCCCCGTGCTGGGCTCTGTGGCTTCCGCCTCCTCTGTCCAGGACGCCCTCAAGAAGTTGGGGGAGCACGTCAaaactgagccccaggaccaggaaGCCTGCAGCGGGGCCAACGGGCCTAGCAAAGCCCCTAGCACCAGCCCATCCACTAAGGCCTCAGATGCCCCGCTGACCAACAGCAAGGGAGCCGGGCCTGCTACCCTGCGAACTCCACGCACTGCAATGGGGACCAACCAGAGCGGGGCGGGAGGGAAGGATGATGACCCCAACGAGGACTGGTGCGCCGTGTGCAACAATGGGGGAGAGCTGCTTTGCTGTGACCGCTGCCCCAAAGTCTTCCACATCACCTGTCACATCCCCACCTTGAAGTGCTCCCCGAG TGGAGAGTGGATGTGCACGTTCTGCCGGAGCCTGGCCAGCCCGGAGATGGAGTACGAGCCTGACGACGAGCCTCGTGGCGAGAAAGACACCAATGAGCAGGGCCTGAGTCCTGAGGACCAGAGG aggtgTGAGCGTCTCCTGCTGAACGTTTTCTGCCATGAGCTCAGCGAGGGGTTCCAGGagcctgtccctccctct ATCCCTAATTACTACAAAATCATCAAGAAGCCCATGGACTTGACGCTGGTGAAACAGAAGCTACAGTTGAAGCACGTCCAGCACTACCAGAGCCCCATAGAGTTTGTCTCGGACGTGCGCCTGGTCTTCAGCAACTGTGCCAAATACAACGAG GAATACGCCAGGACCCACAGCAAGGCCATGGCTGCTGTTCAGAATTCAACAGGCAGAAGCAGCCAG ATGTCTCGAATAATCCAGGTATATGATGAGGAGAAACAGAGTAATGTGCAG GCGGACTCGGAGGTG
- the trim33 gene encoding E3 ubiquitin-protein ligase TRIM33 isoform X14 has translation MRCIVCCQDCKQSDIIDNYFVKDTTEASNTSDEKSALMCTSCEDNADTIGFCAECGEWLCKTCIEAHQRVKITKDHKIRKKEDVSEESVSASGQRPVFCPVHKQEPLKLFCETCDTLTCRDCQLLEHKEHRYQFLEEAFQNQKGFIETHMAKLQEKKTYVHYSHAHVTSRLKEVTETHRKVEHEIKIAVFTLINEINKKGKCLLQQLESVTKERSMKLFSQQTDIANLARQILHVLNFTHSAINSGSSTALLYSKRLIIYQLRKVLKAGLEPVPQANGSVRFFCDPTFWAKNVVNLVGNLVIEKMPQAQHPPNIMVGPISPGHGHPGHGKHPGQINLAQLRLQHMQQQAFAQQKQQQQQHQQPHQQQQQHQQRIQEQMRIASQMSQQHPRQGGPPMVQQQPPRLISMQAQQRGPMNGGPLMYPPHHMRLAPGQGRMPSPSAQPRMPNGQQYPPMMQPQLQRQLTIDSEMSHHRFRLLHLTGHSNPGHAGPFPVASLHNVSAANPTSPTSASMASAHAHRGPASPIVGAIELIPSVTNPENLPCLPDIPPIQLEDAGSSSLDALLSRWISASTYPQLGLWPPVDMNPSPGLSTHSPGSSGLSNSHTPVRPSSTSSTGSRGSCGSAGRPVPASAPMEQQVKVKQEPGIEKGCGFSGTTTSNVKTERVKDGGRSACMMSSPEISRTPPLPVLGSVASASSVQDALKKLGEHVKTEPQDQEACSGANGPSKAPSTSPSTKASDAPLTNSKGAGPATLRTPRTAMGTNQSGAGGKDDDPNEDWCAVCNNGGELLCCDRCPKVFHITCHIPTLKCSPSGEWMCTFCRSLASPEMEYEPDDEPRGEKDTNEQGLSPEDQRRCERLLLNVFCHELSEGFQEPVPPSIPNYYKIIKKPMDLTLVKQKLQLKHVQHYQSPIEFVSDVRLVFSNCAKYNEEYARTHSKAMAAVQNSTGRSSQMSRIIQVYDEEKQSNVQADSEVAQAGKAVSLYFEERLLELYPDESFPEVPEEPEAPVGEGEEADLTEDSEDEFVQPKRKRLKTDEKMLHIK, from the exons ATGCGGTGCATAGTTTGTTGTCAAGACTGCAAacagagcgacatcattgacaaCTACTTTGTCAAGGACACTACCGAGGCCTCCAACACTTCAGATGAAAAATCTGCACTG ATGTGCACCAGTTGTGAGGACAACGCAGATACCATAGGCTTCTGTGCAGAATGTGGAGAGTGGTTGTGCAAGACCTGCATCGAGGCTCACCAGAGGGTCAAAATCACCAAGGACCACAAGATCCGCAAGAAAGAGGACGTCTCTGAGG agTCTGTAAGTGCGTCGGGTCAGAGACCTGTGTTCTGTCCCGTCCACAAACAGGAGCCCCTGAAACTCTTTTGTGAAACCTGTGACACACTCACCTGTCGGGACTGCCAACTTCTGGAGCACAAGGAGCACAG GTACCAATTTCTGGAGGAGGCCTTCCAGAACCAGAAAGGCTTCATTGAGACACACATGGCCAAATTGCAGGAGAAAAAGACCTATGTCCACTACTCTCACGCTCACGTGACAAGCAG GCTAAAGGAAGTTACTGAGACCCATAGGAAGGTGGAGCATGAGATCAAGATAGCTGTGTTTACTCTTATCAATGAAATCAACAAGAAGGGCAAGTGTTTACTGCAGCAACTTGAG AGTGTGACTAAGGAGAGGAGCATGAAGCTGTTTTCCCAGCAGACAGACATCGCCAACCTGGCCAGGCAGATCCTCCACGTGCTCAACTTTACCCACTCTGCCATTAACAGCGGCAGCAGCACCGCCCTGCTTTACAGCAAGAGGCTG ATCATCTACCAGCTGCGCAAGGTTCTGAAGGCTGGACTGGAACCAGTGCCTCAAGCTAATGGTTCTGTTCGCTTTTTCTGTGACCCCACATTCTGGGCTAAGAATGTGGTCAACCTAG TAGGGAACCTGGTGATTGAGAAGATGCCCCAAGCTCAGCACCCTCCCAACATTATGGTGGGGCCCATCTCCCCGGGCCATGGCCACCCAGGCCACGGAAAACACCCAGGGCAGATCAACCTTGCTCAGCTCCGGCTGCAGCACATGCAGCAGCAAGCCTTCGcccagcagaaacaacagcagcagcagcaccaacAACCACACCAGCAACAACAGCAGCACCAACAGAGGATTCAGGAGCAGATGCGTATTGCTTCCCAAATGTCCCAGCAGCACCCTAGGCAGGGTGGACCTCCGATGGTACAGCAACAG CCCCCGCGCCTCATCAGCATGCAGGCCCAGCAGAGGGGCCCCATGAACGGCGGTCCCCTCATGTACCCCCCCCACCACATGCGCCTGGCCCCGGGACAGGGCCGCATGCCCAGCCCCAGCGCCCAGCCACGCATGCCCAATGGCCAGCAGTACCCCCCCATGATGCAGCCCCAGCTGCAGAGACAG CTGACTATAGATTCTGAGATGAGCCACCACAGGTTTCGTTTGTTACATCTAACAGGG CATTCTAACCCAGGTCATGCTGGACCCTTCCCAGTGGCCTCTCTCCACAACGTGAGCGCTGCCAACCCCACCAGTCCCACCAGTGCCAGCATGGCTAGTGCCCATGCCCACCGTGGCCCCGCCAGCCCCATAGTGGGCGCCATTGAGCTCATACCCTCTGTCACCAACCCAGAGAACCTGCCCTGCCTACCAGACATCCCTCCCATTCAG CTGGAAGACGCAGGCTCCAGCAGTCTGGACGCCCTCCTGAGTCGCTGGATCTCAGCCAGCACATACCCTCAGCTGGGCTTGTGGCCCCCTGTGGACATGAACCCCTCCCCGGGACTCTCCACACACTCACCTGGCTCCTCAG GCTTATCAAACTCCCACACGCCCGTGCGGCCATCCAGTACTTCCAGCACAGGAAGCAGGGGCAG CTGTGGCTCTGCGGGGAGGCCAGTGCCAGCGAGCGCCCCAATGGAACAGCAGGTCAAAGTCAAGCAGGAGCCCGGAATTGAGAAGGGCTGTGGCTTCTCTGGAACCACCACCTCCAACGTCAAAACGGAACGAGTGAAGGATGGGGGGAGGAGCGCGTGCATG ATGAGTAGTCCAGAGATCAGCCGGACTCCCCCTCTCCCCGTGCTGGGCTCTGTGGCTTCCGCCTCCTCTGTCCAGGACGCCCTCAAGAAGTTGGGGGAGCACGTCAaaactgagccccaggaccaggaaGCCTGCAGCGGGGCCAACGGGCCTAGCAAAGCCCCTAGCACCAGCCCATCCACTAAGGCCTCAGATGCCCCGCTGACCAACAGCAAGGGAGCCGGGCCTGCTACCCTGCGAACTCCACGCACTGCAATGGGGACCAACCAGAGCGGGGCGGGAGGGAAGGATGATGACCCCAACGAGGACTGGTGCGCCGTGTGCAACAATGGGGGAGAGCTGCTTTGCTGTGACCGCTGCCCCAAAGTCTTCCACATCACCTGTCACATCCCCACCTTGAAGTGCTCCCCGAG TGGAGAGTGGATGTGCACGTTCTGCCGGAGCCTGGCCAGCCCGGAGATGGAGTACGAGCCTGACGACGAGCCTCGTGGCGAGAAAGACACCAATGAGCAGGGCCTGAGTCCTGAGGACCAGAGG aggtgTGAGCGTCTCCTGCTGAACGTTTTCTGCCATGAGCTCAGCGAGGGGTTCCAGGagcctgtccctccctct ATCCCTAATTACTACAAAATCATCAAGAAGCCCATGGACTTGACGCTGGTGAAACAGAAGCTACAGTTGAAGCACGTCCAGCACTACCAGAGCCCCATAGAGTTTGTCTCGGACGTGCGCCTGGTCTTCAGCAACTGTGCCAAATACAACGAG GAATACGCCAGGACCCACAGCAAGGCCATGGCTGCTGTTCAGAATTCAACAGGCAGAAGCAGCCAG ATGTCTCGAATAATCCAGGTATATGATGAGGAGAAACAGAGTAATGTGCAG GCGGACTCGGAGGTG